A single Methylobacterium sp. 17Sr1-1 DNA region contains:
- a CDS encoding 3-hydroxybutyrate dehydrogenase — MTLQSKDFSAKTALVTGSTSGIGLAIARALAQAGANVVINGFGQPDAIEKERAGIESEFHVRAIYSGADMTKPDEIAKMVADAEREFGAVDILVNNAGIQYVSAIEEFPVEKWDQIIAINLSSAFHAMRAAIPGMKKKGWGRIINTASAHSLVASPYKSAYVAAKHGIAGLTKTAALELATHKVTVNCISPGYVWTPLVEAQIPDTMKARGLTKEQVIEEVLLKAQPTKEFVTVDQVAAIAVFLCSEAAAQITGVNLPVDGGWTAQ; from the coding sequence ATGACGCTGCAATCCAAAGATTTCTCTGCCAAGACAGCCCTCGTCACCGGCTCGACGAGCGGCATCGGCCTCGCCATCGCCCGGGCCCTGGCTCAAGCCGGCGCCAACGTGGTCATCAACGGCTTCGGCCAACCCGACGCGATCGAGAAGGAGCGGGCCGGCATCGAATCCGAGTTTCACGTCCGCGCGATCTATTCCGGCGCCGACATGACCAAGCCCGACGAGATCGCCAAGATGGTGGCCGATGCCGAAAGGGAGTTCGGCGCGGTCGACATCCTGGTCAACAATGCGGGTATCCAGTACGTCTCGGCGATCGAGGAATTCCCGGTCGAGAAGTGGGACCAGATCATCGCGATCAACCTGTCCTCGGCCTTCCACGCCATGCGGGCGGCGATCCCCGGCATGAAGAAGAAGGGCTGGGGCCGGATCATCAACACCGCCTCGGCGCATTCCCTCGTCGCCTCGCCCTACAAGTCGGCCTACGTGGCGGCCAAGCACGGCATCGCCGGCCTGACCAAGACCGCGGCCCTGGAGCTCGCCACCCACAAGGTGACGGTCAACTGCATCTCGCCGGGCTACGTCTGGACCCCCCTCGTCGAGGCGCAGATCCCCGACACCATGAAGGCCCGCGGCCTGACCAAGGAGCAGGTGATCGAGGAGGTGCTGCTGAAGGCCCAGCCGACCAAGGAATTCGTCACCGTCGATCAGGTCGCGGCGATCGCGGTGTTCCTGTGCTCGGAAGCGGCGGCCCAGATCACCGGCGTCAACCTGCCGGTCGATGGGGGGTGGACGGCGCAGTAA
- a CDS encoding CsbD family protein has protein sequence MVDTDRITGAARELGGKAQSTLGDLAGDRRAQVEGRFREAQGHAEQFAGEARDTLRDAADTAIDYAGDAYEQGRRAARHGASTVTQYVEETPLLALLVAGAVGYGLALLVHGRR, from the coding sequence ATGGTCGACACCGATCGCATCACCGGCGCGGCCCGCGAACTCGGCGGCAAGGCGCAATCGACCCTCGGCGACCTCGCCGGCGACCGCCGGGCGCAGGTCGAGGGCCGGTTCCGCGAGGCGCAAGGCCATGCCGAGCAATTCGCCGGCGAGGCGCGCGACACCCTGCGCGACGCCGCCGACACCGCCATCGACTACGCCGGGGACGCCTACGAGCAGGGCCGCCGCGCGGCGCGCCACGGCGCCAGCACCGTTACGCAGTATGTCGAGGAGACCCCGCTCCTCGCGCTCCTGGTCGCCGGGGCCGTGGGCTACGGGCTGGCGCTTCTGGTGCACGGGCGGCGCTGA
- a CDS encoding patatin-like phospholipase family protein, with protein MDERDQAGQTIGDECRVLVLQGGGALGSYQAGVAEAMQEAALSPDWVAGISIGAINAALIAGNPPERRIERLRAFWERVSSAITVSPWWPGEQAREAFNAWSAAFGATVGVPGFFAPRWPPANLYPAGAPQALSYYDTAPLRQTLLELIDFDRINRRETRLSVGAVNIRTGNFVYFDNRRDRIGPEHIMASGALPPGFPPVEIDGEQYWDGGIVSNTPLQYVLDEERLRDLAVFQVDLFSARGPVPRTLSEAAEREKDIRFSSRTRLNTNDQIEIHKAKTAFRRLFDKLPPGLRQDPDVAFLSEVSHQNAVTILQLIYRAKNYESDAKDYEFSRTTMLEHWKAGRNDVRRSFRHRHWIERCRPELGVTVFDLTRDARD; from the coding sequence ATGGACGAGCGGGATCAGGCGGGACAGACGATCGGCGACGAGTGCCGGGTGCTGGTGCTGCAGGGCGGCGGCGCGCTCGGCTCCTACCAGGCCGGCGTCGCCGAGGCGATGCAGGAGGCCGCGCTCTCGCCCGACTGGGTCGCCGGCATCTCGATCGGAGCGATCAACGCCGCGCTCATCGCCGGCAACCCGCCCGAGCGCCGAATCGAGCGGCTGCGCGCGTTCTGGGAAAGAGTCTCCTCCGCCATCACCGTCTCGCCGTGGTGGCCCGGCGAGCAGGCGCGGGAGGCGTTCAACGCCTGGAGCGCCGCCTTCGGGGCCACGGTCGGGGTGCCGGGCTTCTTCGCGCCGCGCTGGCCGCCGGCCAACCTCTACCCGGCCGGCGCGCCGCAGGCGCTCAGCTACTACGACACCGCGCCCCTGCGGCAGACCCTCCTGGAGCTGATCGACTTCGACAGGATCAACCGCCGCGAAACGCGGCTCAGCGTCGGCGCGGTCAATATCCGCACCGGCAACTTCGTCTATTTCGACAACCGCCGCGACCGGATCGGCCCGGAGCACATCATGGCCTCCGGGGCGCTGCCGCCGGGCTTCCCGCCGGTCGAGATCGACGGCGAACAGTACTGGGACGGCGGCATCGTCTCGAACACGCCGCTGCAATACGTGCTCGACGAGGAGCGTCTGCGCGACCTCGCGGTGTTCCAGGTCGACCTGTTCAGCGCCCGCGGCCCCGTGCCCCGCACCCTGTCGGAGGCGGCCGAGCGCGAGAAGGACATCCGGTTCTCCAGCCGCACCCGGCTCAACACCAACGACCAGATCGAGATCCACAAGGCCAAGACCGCGTTCCGGCGCCTGTTCGACAAGCTGCCGCCCGGCTTACGCCAGGATCCGGACGTCGCCTTCCTGTCGGAGGTGAGCCACCAGAACGCGGTGACGATCCTCCAGCTGATCTACCGCGCCAAGAACTACGAGAGCGACGCCAAGGACTACGAGTTCTCGCGCACCACGATGCTGGAGCACTGGAAGGCCGGGCGCAACGACGTGCGCCGCTCCTTCCGCCACCGCCACTGGATCGAGCGCTGCCGGCCCGAGCTGGGCGTGACCGTGTTCGACCTCACCCGCGACGCGCGGGACTGA
- a CDS encoding YfdX family protein has protein sequence MAYRKSVAAALVAATLLGSAAYAAEQAAKPAAMQETPAQKAIDQDVGKLSKDGAQAFRDMHMARIAIFDADPAQAKSLIGKAQAALAKAKTDDAVFTKAEADLKTPADMAAPKDTNAADKNAEQPAPTNTASKDMTAAGKVAWVPVDAQMTLGEDFVATPEKASAVNEANKSLAKGDQKGAIETLKLAHVDVNFVMAVLPLDMTTADVNQAAALIGQGKYYEANAALKTAEDGMRFDVIDAVGLPQKAAAHTAAKPAPQGHAGATDGKAVTK, from the coding sequence ATGGCCTATCGGAAATCCGTCGCCGCCGCCCTCGTCGCCGCCACGCTCCTCGGCAGCGCGGCCTATGCCGCAGAGCAAGCGGCCAAGCCGGCCGCGATGCAGGAGACGCCGGCGCAGAAGGCGATCGACCAGGATGTCGGCAAGCTCTCGAAGGACGGCGCCCAGGCGTTCCGCGACATGCACATGGCCCGCATCGCGATCTTCGACGCCGATCCGGCCCAGGCGAAGAGCCTGATCGGCAAGGCGCAGGCGGCGCTCGCCAAGGCGAAGACCGACGACGCGGTGTTCACCAAGGCGGAAGCCGACCTCAAGACGCCGGCCGACATGGCGGCTCCCAAGGACACGAATGCGGCGGACAAGAATGCGGAGCAGCCGGCGCCCACGAACACCGCATCCAAGGACATGACGGCGGCGGGCAAGGTCGCCTGGGTGCCGGTCGACGCCCAGATGACGCTCGGCGAGGATTTCGTCGCGACACCCGAGAAGGCCTCGGCGGTCAACGAGGCGAACAAGAGCCTCGCGAAGGGCGACCAGAAGGGCGCGATCGAGACGCTGAAGCTCGCCCATGTCGACGTGAACTTCGTGATGGCGGTGCTGCCCCTCGACATGACCACCGCCGACGTGAACCAGGCCGCCGCGCTGATCGGCCAGGGCAAGTACTACGAGGCGAATGCGGCGCTGAAGACCGCCGAGGACGGGATGCGCTTCGACGTGATCGACGCCGTCGGCCTGCCGCAGAAGGCTGCGGCCCACACCGCGGCCAAGCCCGCCCCGCAGGGCCATGCGGGCGCGACCGACGGCAAGGCGGTGACGAAGTAA
- the gloB gene encoding hydroxyacylglutathione hydrolase, whose amino-acid sequence MPEIRPEIRTFPCRSDNIGVLMRDPATGACAAIDVPEAAAVLRALDETGWRLTDILVTHRHGDHVEGIPEVKARTGARVTAPEKAGAAVPQVDATVREGDVVTVGSLAAAVWETPGHCNDHVTYWFEEAGIAFAGDTLFTLGCGRVLEGPPQVLWRSLSRFLPLPDETVIYSGHDYVLSNARFALAAEPENRNLKDRAALAETAKAEGRFLVPTTLGEEKATNPFLRATEPALARAVGMEPGADPAAVFTALREWKNRF is encoded by the coding sequence ATGCCCGAGATCCGCCCCGAGATCCGCACCTTCCCGTGCCGGAGCGACAATATCGGCGTGCTGATGCGCGATCCCGCGACCGGCGCCTGCGCGGCCATCGACGTCCCGGAGGCAGCCGCCGTCCTGCGCGCCCTCGACGAGACCGGCTGGCGCCTCACCGACATCCTGGTCACCCACCGCCACGGCGACCACGTCGAGGGCATCCCGGAGGTGAAGGCGCGCACCGGGGCCCGGGTGACGGCGCCCGAGAAGGCCGGTGCGGCCGTGCCGCAGGTCGACGCCACGGTGCGCGAGGGCGACGTGGTGACGGTGGGCTCGCTCGCGGCGGCCGTCTGGGAGACGCCCGGTCATTGCAACGACCACGTCACCTACTGGTTCGAGGAAGCGGGGATCGCGTTCGCCGGCGACACCCTGTTCACCCTCGGCTGCGGCCGGGTGCTCGAGGGCCCGCCCCAGGTGCTGTGGCGCTCGCTGTCGCGCTTCCTGCCCCTGCCCGACGAGACCGTGATCTATTCCGGCCACGATTACGTCCTGTCGAATGCCCGCTTCGCGCTGGCCGCCGAGCCGGAGAACCGGAACCTGAAGGATCGCGCGGCGCTCGCCGAGACGGCCAAGGCGGAAGGCCGCTTCCTGGTGCCGACGACCTTGGGCGAGGAGAAGGCCACCAACCCGTTCCTGCGGGCCACCGAGCCGGCGCTCGCCCGCGCCGTCGGCATGGAGCCCGGCGCCGATCCGGCGGCGGTGTTCACGGCGCTCCGCGAGTGGAAGAACCGGTTCTGA
- a CDS encoding class I SAM-dependent methyltransferase — MSLDVTDLRAFYASPLGAVAQRLVGRTVHRMLGSVSGLRVMGLGYAVPYLGPVRHAAERTLAFMPATQGVTHWPGSGRSASCLVDPTMMPLPDAALDRVLLIHAIEAVESPAELMQEVWRVLTPGGRLIVAVPNRRGLWARRDATPFGHGQPYSRSQLGRLMRDALFSPEDWAETLYVPPVEGWLTLRTASAWERVGTGLSLPFAGLHVVEAGKQLHRPVAVQTRRTARLRSRVLAPVPVPVPAPVPGGA; from the coding sequence ATGAGCCTCGACGTCACCGACCTGCGCGCCTTCTACGCCAGCCCCCTCGGGGCGGTGGCGCAGCGGCTCGTCGGCCGCACGGTCCACCGCATGCTCGGCTCGGTGTCGGGCCTGCGGGTGATGGGGCTCGGCTACGCGGTGCCGTATCTCGGGCCCGTGCGGCACGCCGCCGAGCGGACACTGGCCTTCATGCCGGCGACGCAGGGCGTGACGCACTGGCCCGGCTCCGGCCGCTCGGCCTCCTGCCTCGTCGATCCGACGATGATGCCGCTGCCGGACGCCGCCCTCGACCGGGTGCTCCTGATCCACGCCATCGAGGCGGTGGAGAGCCCGGCCGAGCTGATGCAGGAGGTCTGGCGCGTGCTGACGCCCGGCGGACGGCTGATCGTCGCGGTGCCGAACCGCCGCGGCCTGTGGGCGCGGCGGGACGCCACGCCCTTCGGCCACGGCCAGCCCTACAGCCGCTCCCAGCTCGGCCGGCTGATGCGCGACGCGCTGTTCTCGCCCGAGGACTGGGCCGAGACCCTCTACGTGCCCCCCGTCGAGGGCTGGCTCACCTTACGCACCGCCAGCGCCTGGGAGCGGGTCGGCACCGGCCTGTCGCTGCCCTTCGCCGGCCTGCACGTGGTCGAGGCGGGAAAGCAGCTCCACCGCCCGGTGGCGGTCCAGACCCGCCGGACGGCACGCCTCAGGTCCCGGGTGCTGGCGCCGGTGCCCGTACCGGTGCCCGCCCCCGTGCCGGGCGGCGCGTGA
- the dapB gene encoding 4-hydroxy-tetrahydrodipicolinate reductase, whose protein sequence is MRLVVVGASGRMGRMLIQAVAGTEGCTLSGAIEREGSPALGQDAGVLAGLQPLGVPVTDDPLPVFAEADGVLDFTAPAATVFYAELAAQARIVHVVGTTGLSPDDVEKLRAAAFHARIVQSGNMSLGVNLLAGLVRKVAATLGDEFDIEILEMHHRHKVDAPSGTALLLGEAAAQGRNVALSQRKVAVRDGHAGPREPGTIGFATLRGGSVVGEHSVIFAGAGERIELTHLASDRGLFAAGAVKAALWAQSREPGFYGMDDVLGL, encoded by the coding sequence ATGCGTCTCGTCGTCGTCGGCGCCTCCGGGCGCATGGGGCGGATGCTGATCCAGGCGGTGGCCGGCACCGAGGGCTGCACGCTCTCCGGCGCGATCGAGCGCGAGGGCTCGCCCGCGCTCGGCCAGGATGCCGGCGTGCTCGCCGGGCTCCAGCCCCTCGGCGTCCCGGTCACCGACGATCCGCTGCCGGTCTTCGCCGAGGCCGACGGCGTCCTCGACTTCACGGCGCCGGCCGCCACGGTGTTCTACGCCGAGCTCGCCGCCCAGGCCCGCATCGTCCACGTCGTCGGCACCACCGGCCTGTCGCCGGACGATGTCGAGAAGCTGAGGGCGGCCGCCTTCCACGCCCGCATCGTGCAGTCGGGCAACATGTCGCTCGGCGTCAACCTGCTGGCGGGGCTGGTGCGCAAGGTCGCCGCCACGCTCGGCGACGAGTTCGACATCGAGATCCTGGAGATGCACCACCGCCACAAGGTGGACGCGCCCTCCGGTACCGCGCTCCTGCTCGGCGAGGCCGCGGCCCAAGGCCGCAACGTCGCGCTCAGCCAGCGCAAGGTCGCGGTGCGCGACGGCCATGCCGGCCCGCGCGAGCCCGGCACGATCGGCTTCGCCACGCTCCGTGGCGGCAGCGTGGTCGGCGAGCACAGCGTGATCTTCGCCGGTGCCGGCGAGCGCATCGAACTCACCCATCTCGCCAGCGACCGCGGCCTCTTCGCCGCCGGCGCCGTCAAGGCCGCCCTCTGGGCGCAATCCCGCGAGCCCGGCTTCTACGGCATGGACGACGTGCTGGGCCTCTGA
- a CDS encoding 2,3-bisphosphoglycerate-dependent phosphoglycerate mutase, translating into MERLLVLARHGQSEWNLKNLFTGWKDPGLTELGVEEARAAGRRLKAKGVQFDVAFTSDLGRAQRTCALILEELGQTGLQTFADAALNERDYGDLSGLNKDDARAKWGEEQVHVWRRSYDVPPPGGESLKDTVARVLPYTMREILPRVMRGERVLVAAHGNSLRALVMVLDGLTTETIPGLELATGVPLVYRLKDDTTVATKEVLDRD; encoded by the coding sequence ATGGAGCGGCTTCTCGTCCTCGCGCGCCACGGCCAGAGCGAGTGGAACCTGAAGAACCTGTTCACCGGCTGGAAGGACCCCGGGCTCACCGAGCTCGGCGTCGAGGAGGCGCGGGCCGCCGGGCGGCGGCTCAAGGCGAAGGGCGTGCAGTTCGACGTCGCCTTCACCTCGGACCTCGGACGGGCCCAGCGCACCTGCGCGCTGATCCTGGAGGAGCTCGGCCAGACCGGCCTTCAGACCTTCGCCGACGCCGCCCTCAACGAGCGCGATTACGGCGACCTCTCGGGCCTCAACAAGGACGATGCCCGCGCCAAGTGGGGCGAGGAGCAGGTCCATGTGTGGCGCCGCTCCTACGACGTGCCCCCGCCCGGCGGCGAGAGCCTGAAGGACACCGTCGCCCGCGTGCTGCCCTACACGATGCGGGAGATCCTGCCCCGCGTGATGCGCGGCGAGCGGGTGCTGGTCGCCGCCCACGGCAACTCGCTGCGCGCCCTCGTGATGGTGCTCGACGGTCTCACCACCGAGACGATTCCCGGCCTCGAGCTCGCCACCGGCGTGCCGCTGGTCTACCGGCTGAAGGACGACACCACGGTCGCCACGAAGGAAGTTCTCGACCGCGACTGA
- a CDS encoding MarC family protein, which yields MPFPGADAALQSFLLAFSALFSIVNPPGAALIFAQVTAGRQHAERTWLARRIGVYAAAVMLVSLWAGASVLSFFGISLAALRIAGGLVVAAQAWSLLAAPEQREARKTAQAEPAQASEDDSEPAALAEVAFFPLTLPFTTGPGTIAVAIALGAGRPEGGTDRIAYLAGASAAALVIALMVLLAYASADRLVERLGHARARVLGRLAAFLLLCVGTQITLTGVTDVLGPLIANARPGFGR from the coding sequence ATGCCCTTCCCGGGCGCGGACGCCGCGCTGCAGAGCTTCCTTCTCGCCTTCTCGGCCCTGTTCTCGATCGTCAACCCGCCGGGCGCGGCGCTGATCTTCGCGCAGGTCACCGCCGGGCGGCAGCACGCCGAGCGCACCTGGCTCGCCCGCCGCATCGGCGTCTACGCCGCCGCCGTGATGCTGGTCTCGCTCTGGGCCGGGGCGTCGGTGCTCAGCTTCTTCGGCATCTCGCTCGCGGCGCTCCGCATCGCCGGCGGCCTCGTGGTGGCCGCGCAGGCCTGGAGCCTGCTCGCCGCGCCCGAGCAGCGCGAGGCCCGCAAGACCGCCCAGGCCGAGCCGGCCCAGGCGAGCGAGGACGATTCCGAGCCCGCGGCGCTCGCCGAGGTGGCGTTCTTTCCCCTGACGCTGCCCTTCACCACCGGGCCCGGCACGATCGCGGTGGCGATCGCGCTCGGCGCCGGCCGGCCGGAGGGCGGGACCGACCGGATCGCGTACCTCGCCGGCGCCTCGGCGGCGGCCCTCGTCATCGCCCTGATGGTGCTGCTCGCTTACGCCTCCGCCGACCGGCTGGTGGAGCGGCTCGGCCACGCCCGGGCCCGGGTGCTCGGCCGGCTCGCCGCCTTCCTGCTCCTCTGCGTCGGCACCCAGATCACGCTCACCGGCGTCACCGATGTGCTCGGGCCGCTCATCGCGAACGCCAGGCCAGGGTTCGGCCGGTGA
- a CDS encoding acetoacetate decarboxylase produces MTRDEILKAPSMPAFSPSYPHGPYRFLRREYLIITYETDPDALRAALPEPLEPAPGNLAFYEWMKMPDSSGFGDYEESGSAIVASYKGEPCNYSVQMYLDDEPPITAGREIWGFPKKYGVPRLKVMKDTLTGTLHYDEERVAMGTMTYKHRSLEDQLDKVKEGIGQLNVNLKLIPDVDGGVKVAQLVGYRLQDITVHGAWEGDARLHLIPHVNCRVADLPVRRIVRARHQIVDFTLPYGQVLHDYLA; encoded by the coding sequence ATGACCCGCGACGAGATCCTGAAGGCGCCCTCGATGCCGGCCTTCAGCCCGAGCTACCCGCACGGGCCCTACCGGTTCCTGCGGCGCGAATACCTGATCATCACCTACGAGACCGACCCCGACGCCTTGCGCGCCGCCCTGCCCGAGCCGCTGGAGCCCGCGCCCGGCAATCTCGCCTTCTACGAGTGGATGAAGATGCCGGATTCCTCCGGCTTCGGCGATTACGAGGAGAGCGGATCGGCCATCGTCGCCAGCTACAAGGGCGAGCCCTGCAACTACTCGGTCCAGATGTATCTCGACGACGAGCCGCCGATCACCGCCGGCCGCGAGATCTGGGGCTTTCCGAAGAAGTACGGCGTGCCCCGGCTCAAGGTGATGAAGGACACGCTGACCGGCACCCTGCACTACGACGAGGAGCGGGTGGCGATGGGCACGATGACCTACAAGCATCGCAGCCTCGAGGACCAGCTCGACAAGGTGAAAGAAGGCATCGGTCAGCTCAACGTCAACCTGAAGCTGATCCCCGACGTCGATGGCGGCGTGAAGGTGGCGCAGCTCGTCGGCTACCGCCTCCAGGACATCACGGTCCACGGCGCCTGGGAGGGCGACGCCCGGCTGCACCTGATCCCGCACGTCAATTGCCGCGTCGCCGACCTGCCGGTGCGCCGGATCGTGCGCGCCCGCCACCAGATCGTCGACTTCACCCTGCCGTACGGCCAGGTGCTGCACGACTACCTGGCCTGA
- a CDS encoding alpha-ketoglutarate-dependent dioxygenase AlkB, with the protein MIESPENDRARIDRAKIELAPGLLHYPGYLDAAAQGALADDLAAVLEEAPPFTPAMPRTGKPFSVRMTNCGPLGWVSDRAGYRYQATHPDTGRPWPAMPAAVLKAWAELAGGPAEPEACLVNLYAPGTRMGLHQDRDEAELSAPVLSLSLGATALFRYGGLQRSDPTRSVRLSSGDALVIGGPSRLIFHGVDRIMPADLLTAESAPVLPGAVAAGGRLNLTLRRVSAIRPA; encoded by the coding sequence GTGATCGAGAGTCCCGAGAACGACCGTGCCAGGATCGACCGTGCCAAGATCGAACTCGCCCCCGGCCTGCTCCATTACCCGGGCTACCTCGACGCCGCGGCGCAAGGCGCCCTCGCGGACGACCTCGCGGCCGTACTGGAGGAGGCCCCGCCCTTCACGCCGGCGATGCCGCGCACCGGCAAGCCGTTCTCGGTGCGGATGACGAATTGCGGCCCCCTCGGCTGGGTCTCCGACCGGGCGGGCTACCGCTACCAGGCGACGCACCCGGACACCGGCCGGCCCTGGCCGGCAATGCCGGCAGCCGTGCTCAAGGCCTGGGCCGAGCTCGCCGGCGGCCCGGCGGAGCCGGAGGCCTGCCTCGTCAACCTCTACGCCCCCGGCACCCGGATGGGCCTGCACCAGGACCGGGACGAGGCGGAGCTCTCGGCCCCCGTCCTCTCCCTGTCGCTCGGGGCGACCGCGCTCTTCCGCTACGGCGGCCTCCAGCGCTCCGATCCGACCCGCTCGGTGCGGCTGTCCTCCGGTGACGCCCTGGTGATCGGCGGGCCCTCGCGCCTGATCTTCCACGGCGTCGACCGCATCATGCCCGCCGATCTCCTGACCGCCGAATCCGCGCCGGTCCTGCCCGGGGCGGTGGCGGCGGGCGGGCGCCTCAACCTGACCTTGCGGCGCGTCTCGGCGATCCGCCCCGCTTGA
- a CDS encoding alpha/beta hydrolase has translation MAFRFVPGRATRRAASGAVRILRATAKANAAAARRTGSLMQRGAEALKKEEPAHAPPGRFVEVDGVRVHVIVRGKGRPVVLIHGNGTMAEDFVICGLVDQLAKTYRVIAIDRPGFGYTERPRHWVWTAAAQARLIGHVLAALNVERPVVVGHSWGTIVSLALAVHEGIDLRGLVLLSGYYYPGRRADVALIAPLAVPGVGDAARALMPEAVGQMLAPKVFRHVFKPQAVPARFTARFPVALSLSATQCRASAEDTASMNTAVALMQPRYTALRLPVAILSGDADAIVDPAEQSCRLHAELAGSTLTLLPGQGHMMHYFAKARILRAVEAQMALTGRTLAWRSR, from the coding sequence ATGGCCTTTCGGTTCGTTCCAGGACGCGCCACGCGCCGCGCCGCCAGCGGCGCCGTCCGGATCCTGCGCGCCACCGCCAAGGCGAACGCCGCCGCGGCGCGCCGGACCGGGTCCCTGATGCAGCGCGGCGCCGAGGCGCTGAAGAAGGAGGAGCCCGCGCACGCGCCGCCCGGCCGATTCGTCGAGGTCGACGGGGTGCGGGTGCACGTCATCGTCCGCGGCAAGGGCCGCCCGGTGGTGCTGATCCACGGCAACGGCACGATGGCGGAGGACTTCGTCATCTGCGGCCTCGTCGACCAGCTCGCCAAGACCTACCGGGTGATCGCGATCGACCGGCCCGGCTTCGGGTACACCGAGCGGCCGCGGCACTGGGTCTGGACCGCCGCCGCGCAGGCGCGGCTGATCGGGCACGTGCTCGCCGCGCTGAACGTCGAGCGCCCGGTGGTCGTCGGCCATTCCTGGGGCACCATCGTGTCGCTGGCGCTGGCGGTCCACGAGGGAATCGACCTGCGCGGGCTGGTGCTGCTCTCCGGCTACTACTATCCGGGCCGCCGGGCCGACGTGGCGCTGATCGCGCCGCTCGCCGTGCCCGGCGTCGGCGACGCGGCCCGCGCCCTGATGCCGGAGGCGGTCGGGCAGATGCTGGCGCCGAAGGTGTTTCGCCACGTGTTCAAGCCGCAAGCCGTGCCGGCGCGGTTCACCGCGCGCTTCCCCGTCGCGCTCTCGCTCTCGGCCACGCAGTGCCGCGCGAGCGCCGAGGATACCGCCAGCATGAACACCGCCGTCGCCCTCATGCAGCCGCGCTACACCGCTTTAAGGCTGCCGGTGGCGATCCTGTCGGGCGATGCCGACGCCATCGTGGACCCGGCCGAGCAATCCTGCCGCCTGCACGCGGAGCTCGCGGGCAGTACCCTCACCCTGCTGCCGGGCCAGGGCCACATGATGCACTACTTCGCCAAGGCCCGGATCCTGCGGGCGGTCGAGGCCCAGATGGCGCTCACCGGCCGAACCCTGGCCTGGCGTTCGCGATGA